A window of Steroidobacteraceae bacterium genomic DNA:
TTTGTCGGCAACGCTGCACCTCGGATTCGACGAAACACTGACTGCCGCCGAAATTGCCACGTCGAAGACCCGGGTATTGCTCGCGATGGCCGTGTATTTCACGCTGCTGCTCACCTTCGGCATCTATCTCGCGACACGTCTGTCACGTCCGCTGCAGGTGCTCGCACTGGCATCGCGCCGGGTCGCATCGGGCGAAACATCGCTGCCGCTCGCAACCGATTCGACTTTCGTCGAGGTACGCGATCTGGCGCACGATCTCGAACGCATGCGCCAGCAGCTCGTGGGTGTCAATGAGCGGCTGCGCGGCGAAATCGATCGGCGCGCGCGCCTCGAGGCCGAGCGGCTCGCGCTCGAGCGTCAGCTGCGTCACAAGAAGAATCTCGAGACCATCGGCACATTGGCAGGTGGCATCGCCCACGAGATCAACAATACGCTCGTTCCGATCCAGCTCTTTACCGAAACCGCGCGAGACGACACGGCAGCCGACAGCCAGGCGCGCAGGGACCTCGATCGGGTCCTGCAGGCCACCGGCCGTGCGAAACGCATCGTGCGCGAGATACTCACCTTCAGCAGGCAACTCGATGAAGAGGTGCTGACACCGATAGATATCGCACCGGTCGTGCGGGATGCCTTGCACGTATTCGAGGCCCTCATTGCTCCAAACATCGAGCTCGCTGTCGATATCCCGGTGCGATGCCCACCGATCCGTGCCCAGGATACGTTGATCACGCAAGTGGTGATGAACCTTTGCAGCAATGCCTACCAGGCAATGCA
This region includes:
- a CDS encoding ATP-binding protein — encoded protein: MEKLTGTLRGRIALAVILVHAVLLPALYLSLSYILTRSHTSLFVSQVRTFARLVADEFELGDALQSDVRSISLLDSVILSGEGVYATLVVGDQQLRSSVGTLQLEHPPADDFQFGAGGDSTYFLTVPIERPPLSATLHLGFDETLTAAEIATSKTRVLLAMAVYFTLLLTFGIYLATRLSRPLQVLALASRRVASGETSLPLATDSTFVEVRDLAHDLERMRQQLVGVNERLRGEIDRRARLEAERLALERQLRHKKNLETIGTLAGGIAHEINNTLVPIQLFTETARDDTAADSQARRDLDRVLQATGRAKRIVREILTFSRQLDEEVLTPIDIAPVVRDALHVFEALIAPNIELAVDIPVRCPPIRAQDTLITQVVMNLCSNAYQAMQPDGGRLAVSLGTAPADSQAPQGWLRLAISDSGHGMDKQVAERIFEPFFTTREVGEGTGLGLSVVHGIATSLNASIDVDSEPGQGTTITLSFPIAAGDNEPSSGAS